One genomic segment of Amycolatopsis sp. Hca4 includes these proteins:
- a CDS encoding sensor histidine kinase, which translates to MRVVLLGGAGALAGVSGRWGGLTLVRDAVPRLVLVPVAFRLALFLQAVWSGGPLSAPVLWGAVGLYLVPNLLEVAWVFRRATGIRPVLAADTAYTLMTSFAAAVFAAHSPELLTLAWPNIMGTVMVWTLLRGAPAGAVAIAGALLLRYGMAAVSGTSAPATWILLALVAAAVTALAIVLLVAGSMRFALGLGEQRGRAAERERHRRDVHDTVLQVMESLALPAPGDALDPRGSLDQVRRTARAHALRLRLSLDGDAPAEPGGLEHRLGALAVEMTADGLRVDLVVLAKPTDVPEAVVNALHDATREALRNTLKHARTAKAVVCLEEREGVVTVSVRDHGTGFDLAARRAGFGIENSIHARMAEIDGAARIDSAPGHGTRVVLTAPLKLGFPVG; encoded by the coding sequence GTGAGGGTTGTGCTGCTCGGCGGAGCGGGGGCGCTCGCCGGCGTAAGCGGGCGGTGGGGCGGCCTGACGCTCGTGCGGGACGCCGTGCCGCGGCTCGTGCTGGTGCCGGTCGCGTTCCGGCTGGCGCTGTTCCTGCAGGCCGTCTGGTCCGGCGGACCGCTGAGCGCGCCGGTGCTCTGGGGTGCGGTCGGCCTCTACCTGGTGCCGAACCTCCTGGAAGTGGCCTGGGTTTTCCGCCGGGCCACCGGGATCCGGCCGGTGTTGGCCGCCGATACCGCGTACACGCTCATGACGAGCTTCGCCGCGGCTGTCTTCGCGGCGCATTCACCCGAGCTGCTGACCCTGGCCTGGCCCAACATCATGGGCACGGTCATGGTCTGGACCCTGCTCCGGGGCGCGCCCGCCGGCGCCGTGGCGATCGCCGGCGCGCTGCTCCTGCGGTACGGCATGGCCGCGGTCTCGGGCACCTCGGCGCCCGCGACGTGGATCCTGCTCGCCCTGGTCGCGGCCGCGGTGACGGCGCTGGCCATCGTGCTGCTCGTCGCCGGGTCGATGCGATTCGCCCTCGGGCTGGGCGAGCAGCGCGGCCGGGCCGCCGAGCGGGAACGCCACCGCCGTGACGTCCACGACACCGTCCTGCAGGTGATGGAGTCCCTCGCGCTGCCCGCACCCGGCGACGCGCTCGACCCGCGCGGCAGCCTCGACCAGGTCCGCCGCACCGCCCGCGCGCACGCCCTGCGCCTGCGGCTGAGCCTCGACGGCGACGCGCCCGCCGAGCCGGGCGGGCTCGAACACCGCCTCGGCGCCCTGGCCGTCGAGATGACGGCGGACGGCCTCCGCGTCGACCTCGTCGTGCTCGCGAAGCCCACCGACGTCCCCGAAGCCGTCGTCAACGCCCTTCACGACGCAACCCGCGAGGCACTGCGAAACACGTTGAAGCACGCGAGGACGGCGAAGGCCGTCGTGTGCCTCGAAGAGCGCGAAGGCGTCGTCACGGTGTCCGTGCGCGACCACGGCACCGGCTTCGACCTCGCCGCGCGCCGCGCCGGGTTCGGCATCGAGAACTCGATCCACGCGCGGATGGCCGAGATCGACGGCGCCGCGCGCATCGACTCGGCGCCCGGCCACGGCACCCGCGTCGTGCTGACCGCGCCGCTAAAGCTGGGTTTCCCCGTCGGGTGA
- a CDS encoding MFS transporter — protein sequence MRDRTAVFTVFALNGLALGSWASRTPALTAQVHASPGVFGLALLGASVGMLAAASVAGRLIERAGARAVVAGSTAMAAGSLVLVGFAPTVPLLAGALLVIGASVGMLDVAMNVAGVAVERRLGKPIMSVFHAGFSFGALTGSLAAGLAAGHGWSPARHLTVAAVVAVVVLALVIRAVPGIRPEHTEEPVVTPTRAPIRRPVLWLLAAVALCSAIAEGAASDWSALLMTAERGVGQGTAALAFAGFQLVMALTRLAGPVAQRRFGPTRCLAAGATLAAVGLVAAAVIPVAAVGFAGFALAGAGLAASFPMGLSLAGDAGKRGDGTGGEREIGFVTAVAYTGFLGGPPIVGGIAQATDYAVAFVFVAVVAALILPAAVAARRSRRREEAEAMISR from the coding sequence ATGCGGGACCGGACCGCCGTGTTCACGGTGTTCGCCCTCAACGGGCTCGCGCTGGGCTCGTGGGCGTCGCGCACGCCCGCGCTGACCGCGCAGGTGCACGCTTCGCCAGGGGTCTTCGGCCTGGCCCTGCTCGGCGCCAGCGTCGGCATGCTCGCCGCCGCGTCGGTGGCCGGGCGGCTGATCGAACGGGCCGGTGCCCGAGCGGTCGTCGCCGGGAGCACGGCGATGGCAGCCGGCTCGCTGGTGCTGGTCGGCTTCGCGCCCACCGTGCCGCTGCTGGCCGGGGCGCTGCTGGTGATCGGCGCGAGCGTCGGGATGCTCGACGTCGCGATGAACGTCGCCGGCGTCGCTGTCGAACGGCGGCTCGGCAAGCCGATCATGTCGGTGTTCCACGCCGGGTTCAGCTTCGGCGCGCTCACCGGTTCGCTGGCCGCGGGCCTCGCCGCCGGCCACGGCTGGTCGCCGGCCCGGCACCTCACCGTCGCCGCCGTCGTCGCGGTCGTGGTGCTGGCCCTGGTCATCAGGGCCGTCCCGGGCATCCGCCCCGAGCACACCGAAGAACCCGTGGTCACGCCGACGCGGGCACCGATCCGGCGGCCGGTGCTGTGGCTGCTCGCCGCGGTCGCGCTGTGCTCGGCCATCGCCGAGGGCGCGGCGTCGGACTGGTCGGCGCTGCTGATGACGGCCGAGCGCGGGGTCGGCCAGGGCACCGCGGCCCTCGCCTTCGCCGGGTTCCAGCTGGTCATGGCGCTGACCCGGCTGGCGGGCCCGGTGGCGCAACGCCGGTTCGGCCCGACCCGCTGCCTCGCCGCGGGCGCCACCCTCGCCGCCGTGGGGCTGGTCGCCGCGGCCGTCATCCCGGTCGCCGCCGTCGGTTTCGCCGGGTTCGCGCTGGCCGGCGCGGGGCTCGCCGCGTCCTTCCCGATGGGCCTCAGCCTCGCCGGCGACGCCGGGAAGCGCGGTGACGGCACCGGCGGCGAGCGCGAGATCGGCTTCGTGACCGCCGTCGCCTACACCGGTTTCCTGGGCGGCCCGCCGATCGTCGGCGGCATCGCGCAGGCGACGGATTACGCCGTGGCGTTCGTCTTCGTCGCGGTGGTGGCCGCACTGATCCTGCCTGCCGCGGTCGCCGCCCGGCGGTCGCGCCGGCGGGAGGAAGCGGAGGCGATGATCAGCCGGTAG
- a CDS encoding phosphoglycerate mutase family protein, with the protein MKMILLRHAESLGNVDELAYTRIPDHALPLTAKGEREARAVAPEIARLLDGTRPAVYVSPYLRTRETLRLLDIQASCERLVQEPRLREQDWGNLQDPADQEVQKARRHEFGHFFYRLPFGESGADVDDRVAAFLSDLRRREESHPETVLIVSHGLTLRLLCRRLFGWSIDLFESLSNPATCEYRVLSESDGKWTLDRPFAQWRDSPDGETQL; encoded by the coding sequence GTGAAGATGATCCTGCTGCGGCACGCCGAGTCGCTCGGCAACGTCGACGAGCTCGCCTACACGCGGATCCCCGACCACGCGCTGCCGCTGACGGCCAAGGGCGAGCGGGAGGCCCGCGCGGTCGCGCCGGAGATCGCGCGGCTGCTCGACGGGACGCGGCCCGCGGTGTACGTCAGCCCGTACCTGCGCACCCGGGAAACGTTGCGGCTGCTGGACATCCAGGCGTCCTGCGAACGGCTCGTGCAGGAGCCGCGGCTGCGCGAACAGGACTGGGGCAACCTGCAGGACCCGGCCGACCAGGAGGTCCAGAAGGCGCGGCGGCACGAGTTCGGGCACTTCTTCTACCGGCTGCCGTTCGGCGAGTCGGGCGCGGACGTCGACGACCGTGTCGCGGCGTTCCTCTCGGACCTGCGACGGCGCGAGGAAAGTCACCCGGAGACGGTGCTGATCGTCTCCCACGGGCTCACGCTGCGGCTGCTGTGCCGACGGCTCTTCGGCTGGAGCATCGACCTGTTCGAGTCCCTGTCCAACCCGGCGACCTGCGAATACCGCGTCCTTTCCGAGTCCGACGGCAAGTGGACGCTGGACCGCCCGTTCGCCCAGTGGCGAGACTCACCCGACGGGGAAACCCAGCTTTAG
- a CDS encoding cytochrome c oxidase assembly protein: MSATKSDVPTQRRASVLPLLLVGFLLAAVVAIGLIALTGGAGYVIAGLPDPGLVTKYGITVMRVLSECASVICVGSLLLAAFLVPPQKSGTLGPEGYGALRAAGIAAWVWFAAALLSVAFTAADTAGKPFGDVLDPQTLLDLVGAIEQPKAWLWTALIAILVALGCRLALSWGWTAVLFFLAVGGLVPVAVTGHSASGGSHDVATNSLLFHLVAAALWVGGLVALLALGYRRGGHLSLAAQRFSRLALVCWIVMALSGAVNALVRIGLDDLFTTDYGLLVVAKTVALLLLGVFGHQQREKGVANLKNGTGGAQLLRLASVEILIMFVTIGIASGLARTPPPADAVTQPSTTELLIGYDLDGPPTVWRLLFDTRFDLVYGTLALVIGGLYLAGVRRLLRRGDTWPVGRTVAWVAGCVVLFFATSSGIGRYAPAMFSVHMGNHMLLSMVAPVLFVLGGPVTLALRALPAAGKDAPPGPREWLVAFVHSPVSRFLTHPVVALLLFVGSFYALYFSGLFDNALQYHWAHLAMNGHFLLAGYVFYWPVIGVDPSPRRIPYLGRLGMMFAAMPFHAFFGVILMSKQTVIGQAFYSQLHLPWVTDLLADQRLGGGIAWAAGEVPVLLVLIALLVQWSRQDEREAKRRDRREAATGDEELNAYNAMLKNLAEGKRPSGSS, translated from the coding sequence GTGTCCGCGACGAAATCCGACGTCCCGACGCAGCGCCGGGCCAGTGTGCTGCCCCTGCTCCTGGTCGGCTTCCTGCTGGCCGCGGTGGTCGCGATCGGCCTGATCGCGCTCACCGGCGGGGCCGGCTACGTCATCGCCGGCCTGCCCGACCCGGGGCTGGTCACCAAGTACGGCATCACCGTCATGCGCGTGCTGTCCGAATGCGCGTCGGTGATCTGCGTCGGGTCGCTGCTGCTGGCCGCCTTCCTGGTGCCGCCGCAGAAGTCCGGGACGCTCGGGCCGGAGGGCTACGGCGCCCTGCGCGCGGCCGGGATCGCCGCCTGGGTGTGGTTCGCCGCGGCCCTGCTTTCGGTCGCCTTCACCGCCGCCGACACCGCCGGGAAGCCCTTCGGCGACGTCCTGGACCCGCAGACGCTGCTGGACCTCGTCGGCGCCATCGAACAGCCGAAGGCGTGGCTGTGGACGGCCCTGATCGCGATCCTCGTCGCGCTCGGCTGCCGGCTCGCGCTGTCCTGGGGCTGGACGGCGGTGCTGTTCTTCCTGGCCGTCGGCGGGCTGGTCCCGGTCGCCGTCACCGGGCACTCCGCCAGCGGCGGCTCGCACGACGTCGCCACCAACAGCCTGCTGTTCCACCTGGTCGCCGCGGCGCTGTGGGTCGGCGGCCTGGTCGCCCTGCTGGCACTGGGGTACCGGCGCGGGGGCCACCTGAGCCTGGCCGCGCAGCGGTTCTCCCGGCTGGCGCTGGTCTGCTGGATCGTGATGGCGCTCTCCGGCGCGGTCAACGCGCTGGTCCGGATCGGCCTCGACGATCTGTTCACCACCGACTACGGCCTGCTCGTCGTGGCCAAGACGGTCGCGCTGCTGCTGCTCGGGGTGTTCGGCCACCAGCAGCGCGAAAAGGGCGTCGCGAACCTCAAGAACGGCACGGGCGGCGCCCAGCTGCTGCGCCTGGCGTCGGTCGAGATCCTGATCATGTTCGTCACCATCGGGATCGCGTCCGGGCTGGCCAGGACGCCACCGCCGGCGGACGCGGTCACCCAGCCGTCCACCACCGAGCTGCTGATCGGCTACGACCTCGACGGGCCGCCGACGGTGTGGCGGCTGCTCTTCGACACCCGCTTCGACCTGGTCTACGGCACCCTCGCGCTGGTCATCGGCGGCCTGTACCTGGCCGGGGTCCGCCGCCTGCTGCGCCGCGGCGACACCTGGCCGGTCGGCCGGACGGTCGCCTGGGTCGCCGGCTGCGTGGTGCTGTTCTTCGCGACGTCGTCGGGCATCGGCCGGTACGCGCCCGCGATGTTCAGCGTCCACATGGGCAACCACATGCTGCTGTCGATGGTGGCGCCGGTGCTGTTCGTGCTCGGCGGGCCGGTGACGCTCGCGCTGCGAGCCCTGCCTGCCGCGGGCAAGGACGCCCCGCCGGGGCCGCGGGAGTGGCTCGTGGCCTTCGTGCACTCCCCGGTGTCACGGTTCCTCACCCACCCGGTCGTCGCGCTGCTGCTGTTCGTCGGCTCGTTCTACGCGCTGTACTTCTCCGGCCTGTTCGACAACGCGCTGCAGTACCACTGGGCGCACCTGGCGATGAACGGGCACTTCCTGCTCGCCGGGTACGTCTTCTACTGGCCGGTGATCGGCGTCGACCCGTCGCCGCGGCGGATCCCGTACCTGGGCCGGCTCGGCATGATGTTCGCCGCGATGCCGTTCCACGCCTTCTTCGGCGTGATCCTGATGAGCAAGCAGACCGTCATCGGGCAGGCCTTCTACAGCCAGCTGCACCTGCCGTGGGTCACCGACCTGCTCGCCGACCAGCGGCTCGGCGGCGGCATCGCCTGGGCGGCAGGCGAGGTCCCGGTGCTGCTGGTGCTGATCGCCCTGCTGGTGCAGTGGTCGCGGCAGGACGAGCGCGAGGCGAAGCGGCGTGACCGGCGCGAGGCGGCCACCGGTGACGAGGAGCTGAACGCCTACAACGCGATGCTCAAGAACCTCGCCGAGGGCAAGCGACCCTCGGGTTCCAGTTGA